One region of Drosophila subobscura isolate 14011-0131.10 chromosome J, UCBerk_Dsub_1.0, whole genome shotgun sequence genomic DNA includes:
- the LOC117893504 gene encoding extensin → MKFIILVTFGMLLALAAADVSHLPLEQLLEEQGQEDHGYGYDYPKPVVPFVVVTTTTEPPTPPPTYLPPKPVPTYLPPPPPTTTTTTTTTTTTPAPTPAPTYLPPPPPTPVPTYLPPPPPRTTTTTTTTTPAPTPAPIYLPPPQPEPEVEPEPELVPEPVEEHGYHYEAPAKSFVF, encoded by the exons ATG AAATTCATCATTTTGGTGACCTTTGGCATGCTGCTGGCATTGGCTGCCGCAGATGTTTCGCATTTGCCGCTGGAGCAACTCctggaggagcaggggcaggaggatcatggctatggctatgactATCCCAAGCCGGTGGTGCCATTTGTGGTGGTGACCACCACAACAGAGCCACCCACGCCACCACCAACCTATCTGCCACCCAAGCCAGTGCCCACTTATCTGCCTCCTCCGCCaccaacaacgacaaccacgacgacgaccacCACCACGACACCTGCCCCAACGCCAGCACCGACCTATctgccacctcctccacccacACCTGTTCCCACCTATCTGCCACCTCCCCCACCAAGAACGACTaccacaacgacgacgacaacgccTGCCCCTACGCCAGCGCCCATCTATCTGCCGCCCCctcagccagagccagaggttgagcccgagccagagctGGTGCCAGAGCCAGTGGAGGAGCATGGCTACCATTACGAAGCGCCCGCCAAGTCATTTGTGTTCTAG
- the LOC117893874 gene encoding cell division protein ZipA isoform X1, producing MKFFMLLALALLGVVAGAQLPDSATQGPNPQDIATPEPEYIDIEEPLPAAAAPAPAPRPVFAAAPRPVIAAPIARPIARPIQQTFIQQQPQPQPIAQRVQYLPPQQQQLVGHSFNSRSGYQYRRPVYVRRFYRLRRY from the exons atg AAATTCTTCATGCTGTTGGCCTTGGCCCTTCTGGGCGTTGTTGCTGGTGCCCAGCTGCCGGATTCGGCCACACAGGGACCCAATCCCCAGGATATTGCCACACCAGAACCGGAATACATTGACATCGAGGAGCCACTgccagctgccgccgctcctGCCCCGGCACCACGTCcagtgtttgctgctgctcccaggCCAGTGATTGCTGCGCCCATCGCTCGTCCCATTGCTCGTCCCATCCAGCAGACattcatccagcagcagccgcagcctcagccCATTGCCCAGCGTGTGCAGTACCTgccgccccagcagcagcagctggtgggaCACTCGTTCAACAGCAGGAGCGGCTACCAGTACCGTCGTCCAGTCTATGTAAGACGCTTCTACCGCCTGCGCCGCTACTAA
- the LOC117893490 gene encoding uncharacterized protein LOC117893490, with product MAAIPPVTQTHTKHGKRLSLASCHTFASRFCTRTLQRLSIFGLSLLLLLSVCLHSATSDVSQLVRSGNGFVYDVPKVTQLELEVSNEFPTGEEFPQDAIPVAPSDAELGQAEELEESAQLTSASKPPSKSAGGSSSSIHGYKYQVPSRRFKS from the exons ATGGC AGCCATTCCCCCagtcacacaaacacacacgaaacatGGTAAGCGCTTGTCATTAGCCTCTTGCCACACATTCGCCTCACGCTTTTGTACTCGTACCCTGCAGCGTCTTTCCATCTTTGgcctgtcgctgctgctgctgctgtcggttTGTCTGCATTCCGCCACATCGGATGTCTCTCAGCTGGTGCGCTCTGGCAATGGTTTCGTCTATGATGTGCCGAAGGTCActcagctggagctggaggtcAGCAATGAGTTCCCCACGGGCGAGGAGTTCCCCCAGGATGCCATACCCGTGGCACCATCCGATGCGGAGCTAGGCCAGGCCGAAGAGCTAGAGGAATCCGCACAGCTAACATCCGCCTCCAAGCCTCCAAGTAAAAGtgccggcggcagcagcagcagcattcacgGCTACAAGTACCAAGTGCCCAGCAGGCGCTTCAAGAGCTGA
- the LOC117894022 gene encoding extensin — protein MKPLLILLAVAGLAAVCVRADVSHLFGGGGGGYGHDHHDHHDHHDHHDHHDHHDHHDHHDYHYDPHAHSHGISSHDGPHGHAGLHIDLHYQQEPHHHHHHVEPEAKFNIPSGYSYGGPPPAPKSSYLPPAPKASYLPPAEKPRQKYLPPKASLPPPPPPPPKASYLPPSKPEVKYLPPAPAPKYLPPAPAPKYLPPAPAPKYLPPAPAPKYLPPSPPAPKYLPPKVAPSLPPPPPPPVVAPKPSYLPPAQPENNYLPPAPPASKYLPAEEPVARYLPPKVAPSLPPPPPRPESSYLPPAPKPESSYLPPAPKPESSYLPPAPKPESSYLPPNHHQPEIDFHIPIPSYALPLQSESHIHVPEHGYQYKPPLRRFRQ, from the exons ATG AAACCTCTGCTGATCCTGTTGGCCGTGGCAGGccttgctgctgtctgtgtcCGTGCGGATGTTTCCCATCTGtttggtggtggcggcggtggctatGGACATGACCACCACGATCATCATGATCACCATGATCACCACGATCATCATGACCACCACGATCATCACGATCACCATGATTATCACTACGATCCCCATGCCCACTCGCACGGTATATCATCTCACGATGGTCCTCATGGGCACGCCGGTCTGCACATAGATCTGCACTACCAGCAGGAGccccaccatcatcaccatcatgtGGAGCCGGAGGCCAAGTTCAACATTCCCAGCGGCTACAGCTATGGCGGACCACCGCCGGCACCCAAGAGCAGCTACCTGCCGCCAGCACCGAAGGCCAGCTATCTGCCGCCAGCGGAGAAGCCCCGCCAGAAGTATTTGCCACCCAAGGCGtcgctgccaccaccaccaccaccgccgcccaaGGCCAGCTACTTGCCACCTTCCAAGCCGGAAGTGAAGTATCTGCCACCTGCCCCTGCACCCAAATATCTTcctcctgcacctgcaccaAAGTACTTGcctcctgcacctgcaccaAAGTATCTGCCTCCCGCTCCTGCACCCAAATATCTGCCACCCTCTCCACCGGCACCCAAGTATCTGCCCCCTAAGGTCGCTCCCAGCTTGccgccaccacctccaccCCCGGTAGTGGCGCCCAAGCCAAGCTACTTGCCTCCTGCCCAGCCGGAAAATAATTATCTGCCGCCCGCTCCACCGGCCAGCAAGTATCTGCCCGCCGAGGAGCCCGTGGCCAGATATTTGCCGCCCAAGGTAGCTCCCAgtctgccaccgccaccacctaGGCCAGAGTCGAGCTACTTGCCGCCTGCACCCAAGCCAGAGTCGAGCTATCTGCCTCCTGCCCCCAAGCCAGAGTCTAGCTATCTGCCGCCTGCGCCCAAGCCAGAGTCGAGCTATCTGCCACCCAACCAT CATCAGCCAGAGATTGACTTCCACATCCCCATACCCTCGTACGCGCTGCCCCTGCAGTCGGAGAGCCACATCCATGTGCCCGAACACGGCTATCAGTACAAGCCGCCACTGCGTCGCTTCAGGCAATAA
- the LOC117893863 gene encoding proline-rich extensin-like protein EPR1 → MKLLILAVCGLALVAADVSHLFDHDHHHHHEHHDHPGYNYEPPSVPFELPTPGPSYLPPEPVTARVIAPVPSYLPPVQPVTKPTPIYLPPQPSVKPELPVVRTPKPSYLPPPPPVVKVVTPKPSYLPPPPPVVRVVTPKPSYLPPPPPVVKVVPPPKPAYLPPPAPIVKVVPPKPAYLPPPVAPVVEQPQPEYLPPSKPTFKIPIPSYAAPLEEPVNSYLPPQEIVEPHSEDGYHYDAPAQPFLF, encoded by the exons ATG AAACTCCTCATCCTGGCTGTATGTGGCCTTGCGCTGGTGGCCGCGGATGTTTCGCATCTGTTTGATCACGATCATCATCACCACCATGAACATCATGATCATCCCGGCTACAACTATGAGCCACCGAGTGTGCCCTTTGAATTGCCAACTCCCGGACCATCCTATCTGCCACCGGAACCCGTGACAGCTCGGGTGATTGCTCCTGTGCCCTCGTACTTGCCACCGGTGCAGCCGGTGACCAAGCCAACGCCGATTTACTTGCCTCCCCAGCCATCGGTGAAGCCTGAGCTGCCTGTTGTCAGGACACCAAAGCCTTCATATCTGCCACCCCCGCCGCCGGTTGTGAAGGTTGTGACCCCTAAGCCTTCGTATCTGCCTCCCCCACCGCCGGTTGTGAGGGTTGTTACTCCGAAACCCTCGTATCTGCCTCCCCCACCGCCAGTTGTGAAGGTTGTGCCACCTCCTAAGCCTGCCTATCTGCCACCTCCAGCTCCCATTGTGAAAGTTGTGCCGCCCAAGCCTGCTTATCTGCCTCCACCAGTGGCACCCGTagtggagcagccacagccggagTATCTGCCGCCCTCGAAGCCGACCTTCAAGATTCCCATTCCCTCCTATGCCGCGCCGCTGGAGGAGCCCGTGAACAGCTACCTGCCGCCCCAGGAGATTGTGGAGCCGCACAGCGAGGATGGCTATCACTACGATGCCCCGGCACAGCCTTTCCTGTTCTAA
- the LOC117893874 gene encoding cell division protein ZipA isoform X2 has protein sequence MKFFMLLALALLGVVAGAQLPDSATQGPNPQDIATPEPEYIDIEEPLPAAAAPAPAPRPVFAAAPRPVIAAPIARPIARPIQQTFIQQQPQPQPIAQRVQYLPPQQQQLVGHSFNSRSGYQYRRPVYH, from the exons atg AAATTCTTCATGCTGTTGGCCTTGGCCCTTCTGGGCGTTGTTGCTGGTGCCCAGCTGCCGGATTCGGCCACACAGGGACCCAATCCCCAGGATATTGCCACACCAGAACCGGAATACATTGACATCGAGGAGCCACTgccagctgccgccgctcctGCCCCGGCACCACGTCcagtgtttgctgctgctcccaggCCAGTGATTGCTGCGCCCATCGCTCGTCCCATTGCTCGTCCCATCCAGCAGACattcatccagcagcagccgcagcctcagccCATTGCCCAGCGTGTGCAGTACCTgccgccccagcagcagcagctggtgggaCACTCGTTCAACAGCAGGAGCGGCTACCAGTACCGTCGTCCAGTCTAT CATTAA